In one window of Frigoriglobus tundricola DNA:
- a CDS encoding HNH endonuclease signature motif containing protein — translation MSSSFLQYFNVEKMGRFPNGADALLTTRMGVYSKLAAVQQARGGTVYVISGLGKPKKYVLWEAFTIEDITKQDDQFVVSGPGRVLLPPAELSGKAFEKFKAACANFIGFRKIDDQTYTATLKSLADANAQAALSPACEAFCGELIAAFPKMGDAYYYRGHVRQHLGNAIGAKADFEQALKLGTNFPNETRAAIAAGEKPAVSSAPAARTDIAAQVVTRGVFSEKTPAGVSVGVWQGVLQRRGAEDLRQRLLKAYGGKCAISGTDAEAALEVALIDPDGPTEPKNALLLRADLRTLFDLNLLRIYPRTRKVLLAEAVQSGTYARLWARPLRAPARKDDAPAFAALEKRWTATKV, via the coding sequence GTGAGCAGCTCGTTCCTTCAGTATTTCAATGTCGAGAAAATGGGACGGTTCCCGAACGGGGCCGACGCGCTGCTCACCACGCGCATGGGCGTCTACTCGAAGCTCGCCGCGGTGCAACAGGCCCGGGGCGGCACCGTGTACGTCATCTCCGGCCTCGGCAAGCCGAAAAAGTACGTGCTGTGGGAAGCGTTCACCATCGAAGACATCACCAAGCAGGACGACCAGTTCGTCGTCTCCGGCCCCGGGCGCGTGCTGCTCCCGCCGGCCGAGCTGTCGGGCAAGGCGTTCGAGAAGTTCAAGGCCGCGTGCGCCAACTTCATCGGCTTCCGCAAGATCGACGACCAGACGTACACCGCCACCCTCAAATCGCTCGCCGACGCCAACGCACAGGCCGCACTCTCGCCCGCGTGCGAGGCGTTCTGCGGCGAACTCATTGCCGCGTTCCCCAAGATGGGCGACGCCTACTACTACCGCGGACACGTCCGCCAGCACCTCGGCAACGCGATCGGCGCGAAAGCGGATTTCGAGCAGGCACTCAAGCTCGGCACCAACTTCCCCAACGAAACCCGCGCCGCAATCGCAGCCGGCGAGAAGCCCGCGGTTTCGAGCGCGCCGGCGGCCCGAACGGACATCGCCGCACAGGTGGTGACCCGCGGCGTGTTCAGCGAGAAAACACCGGCCGGCGTGTCTGTCGGCGTATGGCAAGGGGTTCTTCAGAGACGAGGAGCGGAAGACCTGCGACAACGCCTTCTGAAAGCCTACGGCGGAAAATGCGCGATCAGCGGCACCGATGCCGAGGCCGCACTCGAGGTCGCGCTGATCGACCCCGACGGTCCCACCGAGCCGAAAAACGCGCTCCTGCTCCGCGCCGACCTCCGCACGCTATTCGATCTGAACCTGCTCCGCATCTACCCGCGCACACGGAAAGTGCTCCTGGCCGAAGCCGTGCAATCGGGGACGTATGCGCGGCTCTGGGCGCGCCCGCTCCGGGCGCCCGCCAGGAAGGACGATGCCCCCGCGTTCGCCGCACTCGAAAAGCGGTGGACCGCTACGAAGGTGTGA
- a CDS encoding 3-keto-disaccharide hydrolase — translation MRHLSCALFVCAMVATVTAADEPTPEPGFKLVFNGTNLDGWQTRAAKPASLEGKTGAFEGRFAVKDGALVIDYKVKDDKYIETVQPLTGDFTIRYGFKPGEGCNNDTLLLGTKFDILAGGKLKGVKDGEWNTMEIVVKGGSADFIVNRQKLATQKTKAEKGPLVLRAEFGHIAYRNIRVSETK, via the coding sequence ATGCGTCACCTCTCCTGCGCGCTGTTTGTGTGTGCGATGGTCGCCACCGTCACCGCGGCCGACGAACCCACACCCGAACCGGGCTTCAAGCTCGTCTTCAACGGCACGAACCTCGACGGCTGGCAGACCCGAGCCGCCAAGCCCGCCTCCCTCGAAGGCAAGACGGGCGCTTTCGAGGGTCGCTTTGCTGTGAAAGACGGCGCACTGGTCATCGATTACAAGGTGAAGGACGACAAATACATCGAAACCGTTCAGCCGCTCACCGGTGACTTCACGATCCGTTACGGCTTCAAGCCGGGGGAGGGGTGCAACAACGACACGCTCCTGCTCGGCACGAAGTTCGACATCCTCGCGGGCGGGAAGCTCAAGGGCGTGAAGGACGGAGAGTGGAACACAATGGAGATCGTGGTGAAAGGCGGATCCGCCGACTTCATCGTGAACAGACAGAAGCTCGCGACGCAGAAGACGAAGGCCGAAAAGGGGCCGCTCGTCCTCCGCGCCGAGTTCGGGCACATCGCGTACAGGAACATCCGGGTGAGCGAAACGAAGTGA
- a CDS encoding glycosyltransferase family 87 protein, with product MTRPSLTVIAFTAWVGVAAVVCVKPLFKPVSGTVFVTYATAGREFLAGEKLYDVPHPHTDNFRYSPLVAAGFAPLSLLPLGVGGALWRLGSIAVFVTGLVAWARRVCPEVPLAGLFLLALPISLGSLNNGQANTLILGMMLWATVLAGRDRWALAALLVGSAALFKAYPLALAGLFTLIAPVRFGLPLLGTIAAGLVLPYAFQSTEYVSAQYQFWFENVARDDRTTRPLYSGYQDFHMLLRVVGIEIARSPYQLAQAGAGLAAAAVIVWLRVTGSDRRSVETAAFTLGICWMVMFAPAVETSTFILLAPVMARELLDAVGRPRWAKACALAGSGMFLIAMVALAFPHHIHRPVIATGVQPLGALLISVAALGRIVTSRPAVPELRLAVPEPGRARAA from the coding sequence ATGACGCGCCCGTCGCTGACCGTGATCGCGTTCACCGCCTGGGTGGGTGTGGCGGCCGTGGTGTGCGTGAAGCCGCTGTTCAAGCCCGTGTCCGGTACGGTTTTCGTGACCTATGCGACCGCCGGGCGCGAGTTCCTCGCGGGCGAAAAGCTGTACGACGTCCCGCACCCGCACACGGACAACTTCCGCTACAGCCCGCTGGTCGCGGCGGGGTTCGCGCCGCTCAGCCTGCTCCCGCTCGGTGTCGGCGGCGCGCTCTGGCGCCTCGGCAGCATCGCGGTCTTCGTCACGGGGCTGGTCGCGTGGGCGCGGCGGGTGTGCCCCGAGGTGCCGCTCGCGGGACTGTTTCTGCTGGCCCTGCCGATCTCACTCGGCAGCCTGAACAACGGACAGGCGAACACGCTGATCCTGGGGATGATGCTCTGGGCAACGGTTCTCGCCGGCCGCGACCGGTGGGCACTTGCGGCGCTTCTGGTTGGGTCCGCGGCGCTGTTCAAGGCGTACCCGCTCGCGCTCGCGGGCCTGTTCACGCTGATCGCGCCGGTCCGGTTCGGGCTCCCGCTCCTGGGCACCATCGCCGCGGGGCTGGTTCTGCCCTATGCGTTTCAATCCACCGAGTACGTGAGCGCCCAGTACCAGTTCTGGTTCGAGAACGTCGCGCGGGACGACCGTACCACGCGACCGCTCTACTCCGGCTACCAGGACTTTCACATGCTCCTGCGGGTGGTCGGGATCGAGATCGCGCGATCCCCGTACCAGTTGGCGCAGGCCGGTGCGGGCCTCGCGGCTGCCGCTGTCATCGTGTGGTTGCGCGTGACGGGTTCGGATCGTCGATCGGTTGAAACGGCCGCGTTCACGCTGGGCATCTGCTGGATGGTGATGTTCGCTCCGGCCGTGGAAACGTCGACGTTCATCCTCCTAGCGCCGGTGATGGCGCGCGAACTCCTCGATGCCGTTGGCCGCCCCCGGTGGGCGAAGGCGTGCGCGCTCGCCGGGAGCGGGATGTTCCTCATCGCGATGGTGGCACTCGCGTTCCCGCACCACATCCACCGTCCCGTGATCGCGACGGGGGTTCAGCCGCTCGGCGCGCTGCTCATCTCGGTTGCCGCGCTCGGTCGGATTGTCACGTCGCGGCCGGCCGTCCCCGAACTGCGACTCGCTGTGCCGGAGCCCGGACGGGCTCGTGCGGCGTGA
- a CDS encoding glycosyltransferase family 2 protein: MAATTTLSIVCPAYQEEDVLPLFHAALAAALEPLAAEYALEILYVDDGSRDRTLEVIRGLAAADPRVRYVSLSRNFGHQAALTAGLDHASGDAVVSLDSDLQHPPALIPTLVARWRAGNDVVLTIRADDVRLSWFKRFSSRLFYKILARFTDLDVRPSASDFRLLSRTALDGLLRLPEAHRYLRGMVQWLGFRVAEVPFSPEARRAGTSKYTLRRMVRFALDGLLSFSPAPVRLAVGAGLAVTALSWAVTSAVALASLSFADSHLALVLVALTGGHTVAAGALLAIGVLGEYAVRIYEQVKGRPVYVLKESTAVVQNPALALPARTRTARAA, translated from the coding sequence ATGGCCGCGACCACAACGTTGAGTATTGTTTGTCCGGCGTACCAGGAGGAGGACGTCCTCCCGCTGTTTCACGCGGCGCTCGCGGCCGCGTTGGAACCCCTCGCCGCCGAATACGCGCTCGAAATCCTGTACGTGGACGACGGCTCGCGCGACCGGACGCTGGAGGTGATCCGCGGGCTGGCCGCGGCCGACCCGCGCGTGCGGTACGTTTCGCTGAGCCGGAACTTCGGCCACCAGGCGGCCCTCACGGCCGGTCTGGACCACGCCAGCGGCGACGCCGTTGTTTCGCTCGACTCCGACCTCCAGCACCCGCCGGCGCTGATTCCGACCCTCGTCGCCCGCTGGCGCGCGGGCAACGACGTGGTGCTGACGATCCGCGCCGATGACGTGCGCCTGAGCTGGTTCAAGCGGTTCTCGTCGCGCCTCTTTTACAAGATTCTGGCCCGGTTCACCGACCTCGACGTCCGCCCGTCGGCGTCGGACTTCCGCCTGCTCTCGCGGACCGCGCTCGACGGCCTGTTGCGCCTCCCCGAGGCCCACCGGTACCTCCGCGGGATGGTTCAGTGGCTGGGGTTCCGCGTGGCCGAGGTGCCGTTTTCGCCGGAAGCCCGCCGCGCCGGCACGTCCAAGTACACGCTCCGCCGGATGGTCCGGTTCGCCCTCGACGGTCTGCTGTCCTTTTCGCCGGCGCCGGTCCGCTTGGCTGTCGGCGCCGGACTGGCGGTGACGGCCCTCAGTTGGGCGGTGACCTCCGCGGTCGCGCTCGCGTCGCTGTCGTTCGCGGACTCGCACCTGGCGCTCGTGCTGGTCGCCCTCACGGGCGGTCACACGGTGGCGGCGGGCGCGCTCCTCGCGATCGGGGTACTGGGCGAGTACGCCGTGCGGATTTACGAGCAGGTGAAGGGGCGGCCGGTCTACGTCCTCAAGGAAAGCACCGCGGTCGTGCAGAACCCGGCCCTCGCCCTGCCGGCCCGGACGCGCACGGCGCGAGCCGCCTGA
- a CDS encoding carbohydrate deacetylase: MDCLRKLIIVADDFGIGPETDRAILELGALGFVKNTVLIVNSPHAGSAVTAWNRAGRPIELGWHPALTIDRPVLPPERVPSLVDAAGRFWPLGQFLRRSLFGRLNIGEVAAELAAQYDRFLDLVGGPPALVNSHQHVALFRPVSSALHALLTAQPGRPFVRRVREPRRVVLRVPGARVKRTVLDYFGRRQSRALDRDGFPGCEWLAGITDPALPADPQFHARWLSQIPGRTVELMVHPGHHDATLIGRDCDGGDPWLTRRVHEVEMLWSPDFAAAVRAAGFESVAASRLGRGPLTQAA, from the coding sequence ATGGATTGCCTTCGCAAGCTGATCATCGTTGCCGACGATTTCGGGATCGGGCCGGAAACCGACCGGGCCATCCTCGAACTCGGCGCGCTCGGCTTCGTGAAGAACACGGTTCTGATCGTCAACTCGCCGCACGCCGGAAGTGCAGTTACCGCCTGGAACCGGGCGGGCCGGCCGATCGAACTCGGCTGGCACCCCGCGCTGACGATCGACCGCCCCGTTCTGCCCCCCGAACGCGTTCCCAGCCTCGTTGACGCCGCGGGCCGGTTCTGGCCGCTGGGCCAGTTCCTGCGCCGTTCGCTGTTCGGCCGCCTCAACATCGGCGAGGTGGCGGCGGAGCTGGCCGCTCAGTACGACCGGTTCCTCGATCTCGTCGGCGGCCCGCCGGCGCTGGTCAACTCTCACCAGCACGTTGCGTTGTTTCGCCCGGTGTCGTCGGCACTGCACGCACTCCTCACCGCACAGCCGGGTCGCCCGTTTGTCCGCCGGGTGCGGGAGCCGCGCCGGGTGGTGCTCCGCGTCCCCGGCGCGCGGGTGAAACGGACCGTTCTCGATTATTTCGGCCGCCGACAGTCCCGGGCGCTCGACCGGGACGGCTTTCCCGGTTGTGAGTGGCTCGCGGGCATCACCGACCCGGCGCTGCCGGCCGATCCGCAGTTTCACGCCCGCTGGCTGTCTCAGATCCCCGGCCGCACTGTGGAGCTGATGGTTCACCCCGGGCACCACGACGCCACCCTCATCGGGCGCGACTGCGACGGTGGCGACCCGTGGTTGACGCGACGGGTCCACGAGGTCGAAATGCTCTGGTCCCCGGATTTCGCCGCCGCCGTTCGCGCGGCCGGCTTTGAATCGGTCGCAGCGAGCCGACTCGGCCGCGGCCCACTCACCCAAGCGGCTTGA
- a CDS encoding metallophosphoesterase has product MQVWFTADTHFGHGNIIKYCQRPFMSRDEQAATRADPRARVRLSEETVKRHDDALLGAINARVAPDDHLWIVGDFCWGGFAEARHYRDRVRCEHVFLVWGNHDRGEIAPVFEDTMEQGMIRVEGQEIWLNHYPMRSWNKAFHGSWHLYGHVHGRLQREDERNASTLVRDVGVDACEYRPVSFAELTVYMAPRLAAFNRNKDKFLAGTDDGTMTM; this is encoded by the coding sequence GTGCAAGTGTGGTTCACGGCCGATACCCACTTCGGCCACGGCAACATCATCAAATACTGTCAGCGGCCGTTCATGTCGCGCGACGAGCAAGCGGCCACGCGGGCCGATCCGCGGGCGCGGGTCCGGCTCTCGGAGGAGACGGTCAAGCGACACGACGACGCGCTCCTCGGCGCCATCAACGCGCGCGTGGCCCCCGATGACCACTTGTGGATCGTCGGCGACTTTTGCTGGGGCGGGTTCGCGGAGGCGCGGCACTACCGCGACCGGGTGCGGTGCGAACACGTGTTCCTGGTTTGGGGCAACCACGACCGCGGCGAGATCGCCCCGGTCTTCGAGGACACGATGGAGCAGGGGATGATCCGGGTGGAGGGTCAGGAAATCTGGCTCAACCATTACCCGATGCGGAGCTGGAACAAGGCGTTCCACGGGAGCTGGCACCTGTACGGCCACGTTCACGGCCGCTTGCAGCGCGAGGACGAGCGCAACGCGAGTACGCTGGTCCGCGACGTGGGCGTGGACGCGTGCGAGTACCGCCCGGTGAGCTTCGCGGAGTTGACGGTGTACATGGCGCCCCGGCTCGCGGCGTTCAATCGCAACAAGGACAAGTTCCTCGCCGGCACCGACGACGGTACGATGACGATGTGA
- a CDS encoding ABC transporter permease, translating into MLSHLRTLRLAAWLGWQLETNWASPWLFALYMLVKPVCGSLMLVGMFYAADAAARTGAVGPGRAGGIAPAFLPYMYVSNACYGLVGTVMFGLSYAVVRDREHYRMLKYIYISPAHFQTYFLGRGAARATEGTVGGLLNLSVGLVLFAQVRTAVDVDVPWLLAYMLIGGAMLWACGMLLAAACLNMSRNGMFLSEGVAGIVYLLSGVVFPLRALPEWLQPVCLSLPTTYWLEGMRRALMGPVPEQLRGPLSDWSKAELALMLLGTTAVLVVAAQLFWRWSERRAWKLGKLEENAGV; encoded by the coding sequence ATGCTCTCACACCTCCGCACACTTCGGCTGGCCGCGTGGCTCGGCTGGCAGCTCGAAACCAACTGGGCCAGCCCGTGGCTGTTCGCCCTTTACATGCTCGTAAAGCCGGTGTGCGGATCGCTGATGCTCGTCGGCATGTTCTACGCGGCCGACGCGGCGGCGCGGACCGGGGCGGTCGGACCGGGGCGGGCCGGCGGCATCGCCCCGGCGTTCCTGCCGTACATGTACGTGTCCAACGCCTGTTACGGCCTCGTCGGCACCGTCATGTTCGGCCTCAGCTACGCGGTGGTGCGCGACCGCGAGCACTATCGGATGCTCAAATACATCTACATCAGCCCGGCCCATTTTCAGACGTACTTCCTCGGCCGCGGCGCCGCCCGCGCGACCGAGGGCACCGTCGGCGGGCTGCTGAACCTGAGTGTGGGGCTGGTCCTGTTCGCGCAGGTGCGCACCGCGGTGGACGTGGACGTGCCGTGGCTGTTGGCGTACATGCTGATCGGCGGCGCGATGCTCTGGGCGTGCGGGATGCTCCTGGCCGCCGCGTGCCTGAACATGTCGCGGAACGGCATGTTCCTGAGTGAGGGGGTGGCGGGGATCGTGTACCTGCTGAGCGGGGTCGTGTTCCCGCTCCGGGCGCTGCCGGAGTGGCTTCAGCCGGTGTGCCTGAGTCTGCCGACGACGTACTGGCTCGAGGGGATGCGCCGCGCGCTGATGGGACCGGTGCCGGAGCAGCTCCGGGGGCCGCTCTCGGACTGGTCGAAGGCGGAACTCGCGCTCATGCTCCTGGGCACGACGGCGGTGCTGGTGGTCGCGGCACAACTGTTCTGGCGCTGGAGCGAGCGCCGCGCCTGGAAGCTGGGAAAGCTCGAAGAGAACGCCGGCGTGTGA
- a CDS encoding ROK family protein — translation MIDPARVPKSILVVDVGGTRLKILATGETEPRRKRSGLGLTPQHMVEIVRDLAGDWQYDAVSIGYPGQVGDHGPRQEPGNLGPGWVGFNFAAAFDRPVRIINDAAMQALGSYDGGRMLFLGLGTGLGSALIAENVIVPLELGSIPEPGGRSLGDVLGRRGLRRAGKRRWRRAIAWAVPALMAATLADYVVLGGGNAKQIRVQPPGSRLSNNLTAFRGGFRLWHLDDVRTLRDGEEPPPEPPKPAAWRLI, via the coding sequence ATGATTGACCCCGCCCGCGTGCCCAAGTCCATTCTCGTCGTCGATGTGGGCGGTACGCGATTGAAGATCCTCGCGACCGGGGAGACCGAACCGCGCCGCAAGCGATCGGGACTCGGTCTCACCCCGCAACACATGGTCGAGATCGTCCGCGACCTCGCGGGCGACTGGCAGTACGACGCCGTATCGATCGGCTACCCCGGTCAGGTGGGCGACCACGGTCCGCGGCAGGAACCGGGCAATCTCGGTCCGGGCTGGGTGGGGTTCAACTTCGCCGCCGCGTTCGACCGCCCGGTGCGCATTATTAACGACGCGGCCATGCAGGCGCTGGGCAGTTACGACGGCGGGCGGATGCTGTTCCTGGGGCTCGGCACTGGCCTCGGCTCCGCGCTGATCGCCGAGAACGTGATCGTACCGCTGGAACTGGGCAGCATCCCGGAGCCGGGCGGGCGCAGCCTCGGTGACGTACTCGGTCGCCGCGGGTTGCGGCGGGCGGGTAAAAGGCGCTGGCGCCGGGCGATCGCGTGGGCGGTGCCGGCGCTGATGGCGGCCACGTTGGCGGATTACGTCGTCCTTGGGGGCGGAAACGCGAAACAGATCAGAGTGCAGCCGCCCGGCTCGCGGCTGAGTAACAACCTGACCGCGTTCCGGGGCGGCTTTCGCCTGTGGCACCTGGACGACGTCCGCACGCTCCGCGACGGCGAAGAACCGCCGCCCGAACCACCCAAACCGGCCGCGTGGCGGCTGATCTGA
- a CDS encoding HAD family hydrolase, whose product MRFHALATDYDGTIAHDGKVEAETIAALERAKKSGRKLILVTGRELPDLLSTFDRIDLFHLAVMENGATIYDPVTKETRVLADPPPAKFAETLRARGVSPLSVGDVIVATFEPHEKTVFGVIHELGLELQVVFNKGAVMVLPSGVNKATGLAAALTELGLSPHNAVGVGDAENDHAFLKVCECSVAVANALPAVKDTADVITRGARGAGVAELIDELLASDLTHLKTLARHRFPIGLADNEAEAGIDPAGTGVMVCGTSGSGKSTITTAILEHLADAGYQSLVIDPEGDYTNLDFATHVGSTEQAPRPEDVTGALADPKRSVVVNLLGVPLGDRPAFFRRLLPRINEVKAGTGRPHWLVIDEAHHLLPGDDTAASVADQLPDRGMMFVTVHAGSVDPAALANVGTLLVIGGQPAEAVAKFCAATGEKMPKCPTVGGDKLPTGDALLWRRGEPAATVVHTKAPRTERKRHKRKYAAGNLGPERSFYFRGPKDTLNLKAPNLFQFLQLADGVDDETWEYHRRRGDYSKWVRTEMKDNQLADELVAIEADRRATPKDTRAAVRAAVEARYTLPADEPSGKIDQ is encoded by the coding sequence ATGCGGTTTCACGCCTTGGCGACCGATTACGACGGAACCATTGCGCACGACGGCAAGGTGGAGGCCGAAACCATTGCCGCGCTGGAGCGGGCGAAGAAGTCCGGGCGCAAACTGATCCTCGTGACCGGCCGCGAACTGCCGGACCTGCTCTCCACGTTCGACCGCATCGACCTGTTCCACCTCGCGGTGATGGAGAACGGGGCGACGATTTATGACCCGGTCACGAAGGAAACGCGGGTCCTCGCCGATCCGCCGCCGGCGAAGTTCGCGGAGACGCTCCGCGCCCGCGGGGTGAGCCCGCTGTCCGTCGGGGACGTCATCGTCGCCACGTTCGAGCCGCACGAGAAAACGGTTTTTGGAGTCATCCACGAACTCGGTCTCGAGCTGCAAGTCGTTTTCAATAAAGGCGCGGTGATGGTGCTGCCGTCGGGCGTGAACAAGGCCACGGGCCTCGCCGCGGCGCTAACCGAATTGGGGCTCTCGCCGCACAACGCGGTCGGCGTCGGGGACGCGGAAAACGACCACGCGTTTCTCAAGGTGTGCGAGTGCTCCGTGGCGGTCGCCAACGCCCTGCCCGCGGTGAAGGACACGGCCGACGTGATCACCCGCGGGGCGCGCGGGGCCGGCGTCGCGGAGCTGATCGACGAACTCCTCGCTTCCGACCTGACGCACCTGAAGACGCTCGCCCGCCACCGCTTTCCTATCGGGCTGGCAGACAATGAAGCCGAAGCGGGGATCGATCCGGCCGGGACCGGTGTGATGGTGTGCGGCACGTCGGGCAGCGGGAAATCGACCATCACCACTGCGATTCTCGAACACCTGGCCGACGCCGGGTATCAGTCGCTCGTGATCGACCCGGAAGGGGACTACACGAACCTCGATTTCGCCACCCACGTCGGCAGCACGGAGCAGGCGCCCCGGCCCGAGGACGTGACGGGCGCGCTGGCGGACCCGAAGCGATCGGTGGTTGTGAACCTGCTCGGCGTGCCGCTCGGCGATCGCCCGGCGTTCTTCCGGCGCCTGCTTCCCCGCATCAACGAGGTGAAAGCCGGCACCGGTCGGCCGCACTGGCTGGTGATCGATGAAGCGCACCACCTGCTCCCGGGCGACGACACGGCCGCCAGCGTCGCGGACCAGTTACCCGACCGCGGCATGATGTTCGTCACCGTTCACGCGGGCAGCGTGGACCCGGCGGCGCTCGCGAACGTCGGCACGCTCCTCGTCATCGGCGGGCAACCGGCGGAAGCGGTGGCGAAGTTCTGCGCCGCGACCGGCGAGAAGATGCCGAAGTGCCCGACCGTGGGGGGCGACAAGCTGCCGACCGGTGATGCCCTCCTCTGGCGGCGGGGCGAGCCCGCGGCGACGGTCGTTCACACGAAAGCGCCGCGCACCGAGCGCAAACGACACAAGCGTAAGTACGCGGCGGGCAACCTGGGACCGGAGCGGAGCTTCTACTTCCGCGGCCCGAAGGACACGTTGAACCTGAAGGCCCCGAACCTGTTCCAGTTCCTGCAACTGGCCGACGGCGTGGACGACGAAACGTGGGAGTACCACCGCCGCCGCGGCGACTACTCGAAGTGGGTGCGAACGGAAATGAAGGACAACCAGTTGGCCGACGAACTGGTGGCGATCGAGGCCGACCGGCGCGCGACGCCGAAAGACACCCGCGCCGCCGTACGCGCCGCGGTCGAGGCCCGGTACACGCTCCCCGCCGACGAGCCGAGCGGCAAGATCGACCAATAG
- a CDS encoding alpha/beta hydrolase yields the protein MPRLSFALALTFAVALAARGADPIKLWPGKAPGETKDIGAETLTEPKNPNDVKRLANVSEPTITVYSPPKDKNTGAAVVVAPGGGYHILAIEHEGSAVCEWLNTIGVTGVLLKYRVPKRAAQTPDNLAMVQDAQRAITLVRSMSKELGVDPAKVGMLGFSAGGHLTACTALTKKRMYEPVDKSDEQFGHVPNFAVLVYPAYLTEAGKLKSEFEVTKDAPPMFFAHSSDDPVTSEGSVALYLALTKNKVPAELHLYAKGGHGYGMRKSASPCATWPDRAADWMKTRGLLEMGK from the coding sequence ATGCCGCGCCTCTCGTTCGCCCTGGCACTCACATTCGCCGTCGCGCTGGCCGCGCGCGGGGCGGACCCGATCAAGCTCTGGCCCGGCAAGGCGCCGGGCGAGACGAAGGACATCGGCGCGGAGACGCTCACCGAACCCAAGAACCCGAACGACGTGAAGCGCCTCGCGAACGTGAGCGAGCCGACCATCACCGTCTACTCGCCGCCGAAGGACAAGAACACCGGCGCCGCGGTCGTGGTCGCGCCCGGCGGCGGGTACCACATCCTCGCCATCGAGCACGAGGGCTCCGCAGTGTGCGAGTGGCTGAACACGATCGGTGTCACCGGCGTGCTGCTCAAGTACCGCGTTCCGAAGCGCGCGGCCCAGACCCCCGACAACCTCGCGATGGTCCAGGACGCACAGCGGGCGATCACCCTCGTCCGGAGCATGAGCAAGGAGTTGGGCGTCGATCCGGCCAAGGTCGGGATGCTCGGCTTCTCCGCGGGCGGGCACCTTACCGCCTGCACCGCGCTCACCAAGAAGCGGATGTACGAGCCCGTTGACAAGAGCGACGAGCAGTTCGGCCACGTGCCGAACTTCGCCGTGCTCGTTTACCCCGCGTACCTCACGGAGGCTGGGAAGCTCAAGTCGGAATTCGAGGTAACAAAGGACGCGCCGCCGATGTTCTTCGCGCACTCGTCCGACGACCCGGTGACGAGCGAGGGGAGCGTGGCGCTGTACCTGGCGCTGACGAAGAACAAGGTGCCGGCCGAGCTTCACTTGTACGCTAAGGGCGGTCACGGTTACGGGATGCGTAAGTCCGCGAGCCCGTGCGCGACCTGGCCCGACCGCGCCGCCGACTGGATGAAGACACGGGGGCTGCTGGAAATGGGAAAGTAG